Proteins encoded within one genomic window of Pongo pygmaeus isolate AG05252 chromosome 18, NHGRI_mPonPyg2-v2.0_pri, whole genome shotgun sequence:
- the LOC129015179 gene encoding haptoglobin-like, whose protein sequence is MATGNTQFAISNPANPVQRILGGHLDAKGSFPWQAKMVSRHNLTTGATLINEQWLLTTAKNLLLSHSENAIAKDIAPTLTLYVGEKQLVEIEKVVLHPNYSQVDIGLIKLKQKVSVNERVMPICLPSKDYAEVGRVGYVSGWGQNDNFKLTDHLKYVMLPVADQDQCVRHYEGSTVPERKAPKRPVGVQPILNEHTFCAGMSKYQEDTCYGDAGSAFAVHDLEEDTWYAAGILSFDKSCAVAEYGVYVKVTSIQDWVQKTIAEN, encoded by the exons ATGGCTACAGGGAACACTCAATTCGCTATCAGT AATCCGGCAAACCCGGTGCAGCGGATCCTGGGTGGACACCTGGATGCCAAAGGCAGCTTTCCCTGGCAGGCTAAGATGGTCTCCCGCCATAATCTCACCACAGGGGCCACGCTGATCAATGAACAATGGCTGTTGACCACGGCTAAAAATCTCCTCCTGAGCCATTCAGAAAATGCCATAGCGAAAGACATTGCTCCTACTTTAACACTCTATGTGGGGGAAAAGCAGCTTGTAGAGATTGAGAAGGTGGTTCTACACCCTAACTACTCCCAGGTAGATATTGGGCTCATCAAACTCAAACAGAAAGTGTCTGTTAATGAGAGAGTGATGCCCATCTGCCTACCTTCAAAGGATTATGCAGAAGTAGGGCGTGTGGGTTACGTGTCTGGCTGGGGACAAAATGACAACTTTAAACTTACTGACCATCTGAAGTATGTCATGCTGCCTGTGGCTGACCAAGACCAATGCGTAAGGCACTATGAAGGCAGCACAGTCCCCGAAAGGAAGGCACCGAAGAGGCCTGTAGGGGTGCAGCCCATACTGAATGAACACACCTTCTGTGCCGGCATGTCTAAGTACCAGGAAGACACCTGCTATGGCGATGCGGGCAGTGCCTTTGCCGTTCACGACCTGGAGGAAGACACCTGGTACGCGGCTGGGATCCTAAGCTTTGATAAGAGCTGTGCTGTGGCTGAGTACGGTGTGTATGTGAAGGTGACTTCCATCCAGGACTGGGTTCAGAAGACCATAGCTGAGAACTAA